A genome region from Candidatus Methylomirabilota bacterium includes the following:
- a CDS encoding YqgE/AlgH family protein: MLALPRPRLLWIAVGVLAGALMVAAAPAPLSSARAQGAYLTGQLLIATDELKDPRFVRTVIFMIRHDANGAMGLVLNRPLGDAPLATLLDQAGMDPKGAAGSVRLHVGGPVEPTRVFVMHSPDYAAPDTLRIGNEFAVTFHPDILQSIADGRGPKRAVFTVGYAGWAPDQLETEIKGGYWFMATAEAGIVFDDAYATKWDRAMARRRITL; the protein is encoded by the coding sequence ATGCTCGCTCTGCCTCGCCCCCGGCTACTCTGGATCGCCGTCGGCGTCCTCGCCGGCGCCCTCATGGTGGCCGCCGCGCCGGCGCCCCTGTCCTCGGCGCGCGCGCAAGGCGCCTATCTCACCGGCCAGCTCCTAATCGCGACGGACGAGCTGAAGGATCCTCGCTTCGTTCGCACGGTGATCTTCATGATCCGCCACGACGCCAACGGCGCCATGGGGCTCGTGCTCAATCGCCCGCTCGGCGACGCGCCGCTGGCCACGCTGCTCGACCAGGCCGGCATGGACCCGAAGGGTGCCGCGGGCTCGGTGCGCCTGCACGTGGGCGGCCCCGTGGAGCCCACGCGCGTCTTCGTCATGCACAGCCCCGACTATGCCGCTCCCGACACCCTCCGCATCGGCAATGAGTTCGCCGTCACCTTCCATCCCGACATTCTCCAGTCCATTGCGGACGGACGCGGGCCCAAACGGGCGGTCTTCACGGTCGGCTATGCGGGCTGGGCGCCCGATCAGCTCGAGACGGAAATCAAGGGCGGCTACTGGTTCATGGCCACCGCCGAAGCCGGCATCGTCTTCGACGACGCCTACGCGACCAAGTGGGATCGTGCCATGGCCCGCCGCCGCATCACGCTTTAG
- a CDS encoding MFS transporter, translated as MPWPTALRAFRHRDFRYFWAGQLVSLVGSWMQSVGQSWIVLELTHSPFKLGVINALQFGPMLFLSFLAGALADRVRKRRLLLLTQSALMLQAFALAALDRTGHIQFWHVATLATLYGIVNTLDLPSRQSFVVEIVGKHDLINAIALNSAVFNGARVVGPAMAGLLVARYGVGIAFLLNGVSFVAVLAALLGIRTEGEPRPRSGDTLGQEILRGIRYAWETPLIALVLSLLLVMSLFVINFSVLVPLVARDVLHEGAHGFGLLMASLGIGAVSGAVALALGGRGRAPVWLLAGTALVAAAGVAGLGAVRQFWIASVLLVVEGFAMIVFMASSNTTMQITVPDALRGRLMGLYAFVFVGMTPFGALLIGMVAERWGVPVACVVGGGCGAVSVLALTLAWGRRASASPSA; from the coding sequence ATGCCCTGGCCCACCGCGCTGCGCGCCTTCCGGCACCGGGACTTCCGCTATTTCTGGGCGGGGCAGCTCGTCTCGCTCGTGGGCAGCTGGATGCAGAGCGTCGGACAGTCCTGGATCGTCCTCGAGCTGACCCACTCCCCGTTCAAGCTCGGCGTCATCAATGCCCTCCAATTCGGGCCCATGCTCTTTCTGTCGTTCCTCGCGGGCGCCCTCGCCGACCGCGTGCGCAAGCGCCGCCTCCTCTTGTTGACCCAGAGCGCGCTCATGCTCCAGGCCTTCGCCCTGGCCGCTCTCGACCGGACGGGGCATATCCAGTTCTGGCACGTGGCGACGCTGGCCACCCTCTATGGCATCGTCAATACGCTTGACCTGCCCTCGCGGCAGTCCTTCGTCGTCGAGATCGTCGGCAAGCACGACCTCATCAACGCCATCGCGCTCAACTCGGCCGTGTTCAACGGCGCGCGGGTGGTGGGGCCGGCCATGGCCGGGCTGCTCGTGGCGCGCTACGGCGTGGGAATCGCGTTTCTGCTCAACGGAGTGAGCTTCGTGGCCGTGCTCGCGGCCTTGCTCGGCATCCGGACCGAAGGGGAGCCACGTCCGAGATCGGGCGACACCCTGGGGCAGGAGATCCTGCGGGGTATCCGCTACGCCTGGGAGACGCCGCTGATCGCGCTTGTCCTCTCGCTCTTGCTCGTCATGAGTCTGTTCGTCATCAACTTCAGCGTGCTCGTGCCTCTGGTCGCGCGCGACGTGCTCCACGAAGGCGCCCACGGCTTCGGTCTCCTCATGGCTTCTCTGGGAATCGGCGCGGTGTCGGGAGCGGTCGCGCTCGCCCTCGGCGGACGGGGCCGAGCGCCGGTATGGCTGCTCGCGGGGACGGCGCTCGTCGCGGCCGCCGGCGTGGCCGGGCTCGGCGCCGTGCGCCAGTTCTGGATCGCGTCCGTGCTGCTGGTGGTGGAAGGATTCGCCATGATCGTGTTCATGGCCAGCTCCAACACGACGATGCAGATAACGGTACCCGACGCGCTCCGCGGCCGCCTGATGGGTCTCTACGCCTTCGTATTTGTGGGGATGACGCCATTCGGCGCGCTCCTGATCGGGATGGTGGCCGAGCGCTGGGGCGTGCCGGTGGCCTGCGTGGTGGGCGGCGGTTGCGGGGCCGTGTCCGTGCTCGCGCTGACGCTGGCGTGGGGACGCCGGGCCTCCGCGTCGCCGTCGGCGTAA